In Candidatus Contubernalis alkalaceticus, the following proteins share a genomic window:
- the mreC gene encoding rod shape-determining protein MreC, with amino-acid sequence MLTPLYKKKRVLTFILILIFLIIIMNLSQWEREKVTLVEDVILTVVSPFQHAVTGISTEVRDFFEYFKDRHDLASENAELKQSLGDYQRITNQLEELNQENMRLRQMLDFQEKSAYTLLPAKVTARDPSGWFSVVVINKGYADGVSIDMSVINNDGLVGHILNVSRNSSKVLLLSDSSRAVSGVVQNSRETGVIGFVEGSVEQPGYCRMINILRESEIENGDVVVTSGLGGIFPPGLVIGQVIEVGDDEYGLLKYALIDPAVDFSRLEEVFVVKSTHTWVYPEDEALEEEESLEE; translated from the coding sequence GTGCTTACCCCCCTTTATAAGAAAAAAAGAGTATTGACATTTATTCTTATTTTAATATTTTTGATTATAATTATGAACCTATCTCAATGGGAGAGAGAAAAGGTGACTTTGGTTGAGGACGTGATTTTAACAGTGGTCAGTCCTTTTCAGCACGCAGTAACTGGAATCAGCACAGAAGTCAGGGATTTTTTTGAATATTTTAAAGATCGTCATGATCTGGCCAGTGAAAATGCTGAGCTGAAACAGTCGCTGGGTGACTATCAGAGGATAACTAACCAGTTGGAGGAGCTGAACCAGGAAAATATGCGGCTGAGGCAAATGCTGGATTTTCAAGAAAAAAGTGCCTACACCCTTTTGCCGGCCAAAGTGACTGCCCGGGACCCCAGTGGGTGGTTTAGTGTAGTTGTTATTAACAAAGGATATGCAGATGGTGTGTCAATAGATATGTCCGTTATTAATAACGATGGTTTGGTTGGACACATTCTTAATGTCTCCAGAAATTCTTCAAAAGTACTGCTTTTGTCTGATTCCAGCCGGGCAGTCAGTGGCGTAGTGCAGAATTCAAGAGAAACTGGAGTGATTGGGTTTGTGGAGGGTTCTGTAGAACAACCCGGTTACTGCCGAATGATAAATATCCTAAGGGAGTCCGAAATAGAAAACGGCGATGTAGTCGTCACCTCAGGGTTAGGGGGAATTTTCCCCCCAGGCCTTGTTATAGGACAAGTTATAGAAGTAGGTGATGACGAATATGGATTACTTAAGTATGCATTAATTGATCCGGCGGTAGATTTTAGCAGGCTGGAAGAAGTATTCGTGGTAAAAAGCACACATACTTGGGTTTATCCGGAGGATGAGGCTTTGGAAGAGGAAGAAAGCCTGGAAGAGTGA
- the mreD gene encoding rod shape-determining protein MreD, giving the protein MRLWKRKKAWKSEGQMLMGRINIILITVISLIIQGSLLVLFTFNGRQPDLLLIVVVCFSIMWGSREGALVGVTAGLIQDILFSRFLGVFALTKMLAGYLSGFTEKNIYRDFVLGPMLVVLVMTLLQEGLVYILSGELTRLSLGTVFMQIILPKALYNFCLTPFIYLFIYFANEKKFFRPFR; this is encoded by the coding sequence ATGAGGCTTTGGAAGAGGAAGAAAGCCTGGAAGAGTGAAGGACAGATGCTTATGGGCAGGATTAACATCATATTAATCACGGTAATTTCTTTAATAATTCAAGGAAGCCTGTTGGTTTTATTTACTTTTAATGGCAGGCAGCCTGATTTATTACTGATTGTAGTAGTTTGCTTTAGTATAATGTGGGGCAGCAGAGAAGGTGCCCTGGTTGGTGTTACAGCAGGACTTATACAGGATATCCTTTTCAGCCGATTTCTTGGGGTTTTCGCACTAACTAAAATGTTGGCCGGGTATTTGTCGGGATTTACGGAAAAGAATATATATCGTGACTTTGTGCTGGGTCCAATGCTGGTTGTTTTAGTTATGACACTGCTTCAGGAAGGGCTGGTTTATATTTTATCAGGAGAATTGACTCGTCTTTCCTTGGGAACTGTTTTTATGCAGATAATTCTTCCCAAAGCATTGTACAATTTTTGCCTAACTCCTTTTATCTATCTCTTTATTTATTTTGCCAACGAAAAAAAATTTTTTAGACCATTTAGATAA
- the mrdA gene encoding penicillin-binding protein 2: MSKTVIKRLRFFLAVTLLIMLVLVFRLAQLQIVYGEDYEKRSEDNMLRVLPITAPRGEIFDSNGERLVSNRTGFTVSLGEIPTKDRESVIKLLSEILDREVEDIEKDINNQRYRRYQPIKLKTDVDMETVARIEERRLDLPGVMIEVEPIRFYVDGWFAPHIMGQISTTPAQKSDIERWASEGYEYKIGDSIGQDGIERAWEPYLRGNNGEILVEVNAWGRMVGVRDRREPVPGNDLYLTLDSDLQRDVQRFLREGLELREQQGYKNLRGAAAVVLELNSGRILAMASVPDYDLSTYSQDFNELSQDTYLTPLVNRAINGLYPGGSTFKMVTATAALEEGKVTPAEVIRCTGSLTRYGSTKTCYMGSVHGPTNLYRALTRSCNVYFYEMGVRVGIDSLAYYAGEYGFGRRAGLTDIIPRESAGKVASREVKFETYPNLPWYGGETMDAAIGQGFHQFTPLQLANYAAIIANGGLHYKPYLVEQAKTYEEEVVWQASPEFHKVNVSDQTLQLLRNAMEGVCQPGGTAGFLARLPIPVAGKTGSAQHGIRGLETHGVFIGYAPAHNPEIAFAVVVEYGGTGGGASAPIAERIVQSYFNLLEEEEPEEGEEHEDFLEEENDEESTLN, translated from the coding sequence ATGAGTAAGACTGTAATAAAAAGGCTTCGATTTTTTTTGGCTGTTACTTTATTAATCATGCTGGTGTTGGTTTTTCGATTAGCACAGCTGCAGATTGTGTATGGCGAGGATTATGAAAAGCGCTCAGAGGATAATATGCTTAGGGTATTACCTATAACAGCTCCCCGGGGAGAAATATTTGACTCTAATGGGGAGAGGCTGGTATCCAACCGCACTGGTTTTACTGTCTCTTTGGGGGAAATCCCAACCAAGGACCGGGAGAGTGTTATTAAACTTCTCAGTGAAATATTGGATCGAGAGGTGGAGGATATTGAGAAGGACATTAACAACCAGCGCTATCGAAGGTACCAGCCCATCAAGCTTAAGACCGATGTGGATATGGAGACTGTCGCCCGGATTGAGGAGAGAAGGCTTGATTTACCTGGGGTGATGATTGAAGTGGAACCCATTAGATTTTATGTAGACGGTTGGTTTGCTCCCCATATTATGGGTCAAATATCCACAACTCCAGCTCAAAAAAGTGATATTGAGAGGTGGGCCTCTGAAGGTTATGAGTATAAAATAGGGGACTCAATCGGGCAGGATGGAATTGAGCGGGCTTGGGAGCCATATTTAAGGGGAAATAACGGAGAAATCCTGGTAGAGGTGAATGCCTGGGGACGAATGGTGGGGGTTCGGGATAGAAGGGAACCGGTGCCGGGCAATGACCTTTATCTTACATTAGATTCCGATTTACAGAGGGATGTCCAGAGATTTTTAAGAGAAGGACTGGAACTGAGAGAGCAGCAGGGATATAAAAATCTCCGGGGGGCTGCGGCAGTGGTGTTGGAACTTAATTCCGGAAGGATATTGGCCATGGCCAGCGTACCAGATTATGATTTAAGTACTTATTCCCAAGATTTTAATGAATTAAGTCAGGATACTTATCTGACTCCCCTGGTGAATCGAGCAATCAATGGCCTTTACCCTGGGGGCTCTACTTTTAAAATGGTTACTGCTACGGCAGCGCTGGAGGAGGGGAAGGTGACCCCGGCAGAAGTCATTCGCTGCACTGGAAGTCTAACCCGTTATGGTTCAACCAAGACATGCTATATGGGTTCTGTTCACGGACCAACGAATCTTTATAGAGCGTTAACCCGTTCCTGCAACGTCTATTTTTATGAGATGGGGGTTAGGGTGGGGATCGACAGCCTGGCGTACTATGCAGGAGAGTACGGATTTGGAAGACGTGCCGGACTAACAGATATTATTCCCAGGGAGAGCGCCGGTAAGGTAGCCAGTCGGGAGGTTAAGTTTGAAACTTATCCAAATTTACCTTGGTACGGTGGAGAAACCATGGATGCTGCCATCGGACAGGGGTTTCACCAGTTTACCCCACTGCAGTTGGCAAACTATGCGGCTATTATCGCTAACGGAGGCCTGCACTACAAGCCTTACCTGGTGGAACAGGCCAAAACATACGAGGAAGAAGTAGTTTGGCAGGCCAGTCCGGAATTTCATAAGGTAAATGTATCTGATCAGACCCTTCAACTGCTGCGCAATGCCATGGAGGGGGTTTGTCAGCCTGGTGGCACCGCAGGTTTTTTGGCACGTCTGCCTATTCCAGTGGCGGGCAAGACCGGTTCTGCACAGCACGGTATTAGGGGGCTGGAAACTCACGGAGTTTTTATCGGTTATGCCCCGGCCCATAACCCGGAAATCGCTTTTGCTGTGGTGGTGGAATATGGGGGAACCGGAGGCGGGGCTTCTGCTCCTATTGCGGAAAGAATTGTTCAGAGTTATTTTAACCTTCTGGAGGAAGAAGAACCTGAAGAGGGTGAGGAACATGAGGATTTTTTAGAAGAGGAGAACGATGAAGAATCTACTTTAAATTAG
- the rodA gene encoding rod shape-determining protein RodA yields MFDPKLWRNFDYLLLLTVIIISLYGLVVISSATSNFSADPWYYVQKQAIWIAAGLIGLFLVVCIDYSNFSRLSNYIYLINLGLLVLVMFIGRETAGSQRWIDLRFFDLQPSEVAKLAIIITLAKLLEQREGEMDNPKNLLLAFVHVAVPMYFIFKQPDLGTSLVFLAILFGMLFLGGAKIKHLLMTVIMGVGVGFPLLWLNLKPYQKMRLVIFLNPEQDPLHYGYQLIQSVIAIGSGRIWGKGLFEGTQNIYDFLPAQHTDFIFSVLGEELGFVGAVALLCLYLFLIYRILKVSSAAKDTFGLLLCVGVASMLVFQVLVNVGMAISIMPVTGLPLPFMSYGGSSFLVNMLSIGIVLNVGMRRHKIMF; encoded by the coding sequence TTGTTTGACCCCAAACTATGGCGAAACTTTGATTATCTTCTGTTATTAACTGTGATAATTATTTCTTTATATGGACTGGTAGTTATTAGCAGCGCTACCAGTAACTTTAGTGCAGACCCCTGGTATTATGTACAAAAACAAGCCATCTGGATTGCCGCTGGTCTGATTGGCCTTTTTCTGGTTGTCTGCATAGATTATTCTAATTTTTCCCGTCTATCCAATTATATTTATTTAATTAATTTGGGGCTTTTGGTTTTGGTAATGTTTATAGGAAGAGAAACAGCAGGATCTCAGCGTTGGATTGATTTGAGATTTTTTGATCTGCAGCCTTCAGAAGTTGCAAAACTGGCTATCATTATAACCCTGGCTAAGCTTTTGGAGCAAAGGGAAGGGGAAATGGATAACCCAAAAAACCTTCTCCTTGCTTTTGTTCATGTAGCTGTGCCCATGTATTTTATTTTCAAACAACCGGATCTGGGTACATCATTGGTGTTTCTAGCTATTTTGTTTGGTATGCTCTTTTTGGGGGGAGCAAAAATAAAACACCTGCTGATGACTGTAATAATGGGGGTGGGTGTGGGGTTCCCACTACTGTGGCTGAATCTGAAGCCCTATCAAAAGATGAGGTTGGTTATTTTCCTTAATCCTGAACAGGACCCTTTGCATTACGGCTATCAGTTAATCCAATCGGTTATCGCCATTGGTTCCGGGCGGATTTGGGGTAAGGGGCTTTTTGAAGGGACTCAAAACATTTATGATTTTTTGCCTGCACAACATACTGATTTTATTTTTTCTGTTTTGGGAGAGGAATTAGGCTTTGTGGGTGCTGTAGCCCTGCTTTGTTTATATTTATTTTTAATATATCGAATTTTAAAGGTTTCCAGTGCTGCAAAAGATACCTTTGGCCTTTTACTTTGTGTGGGAGTGGCCTCCATGCTGGTGTTTCAAGTTCTCGTCAATGTAGGTATGGCCATCAGTATTATGCCGGTTACCGGTCTGCCGCTGCCCTTTATGAGCTATGGCGGAAGTTCTTTTTTAGTAAATATGCTGTCCATAGGTATAGTGTTGAATGTGGGGATGAGAAGGCATAAGATTATGTTTTAA
- a CDS encoding M23 family metallopeptidase, whose translation MTRKKKRGDFPRFSLREKIQKRKKENNQEEHNWDWDYEEDYREPKDLWTRFPLSNLVYMHKYLWEKTLAIVVLLIFVYLLSFFSFPLAVTVREKIYDTTTEHMNLPGYSRHLESVFKGMSEIYPFGFLEEKTPEEPEALEQGKEKQLDFVLPIQGVIAGKFGLRDDPFTGISQMYYGVDLMGPSEGTVVSVETGKVKGIYQDNIYGQTVEVEHQKGFNSVYSGLGEIIVDESDPVEKGQTIGFLKEEDNPLLHFQIRKLGHPVDPLDYFPGTS comes from the coding sequence ATGACCAGGAAAAAGAAGAGGGGGGATTTTCCCCGCTTTAGCCTCAGGGAGAAGATTCAAAAAAGGAAAAAAGAAAATAATCAAGAGGAGCATAACTGGGATTGGGATTATGAAGAAGATTATAGGGAACCTAAAGATCTATGGACCAGATTTCCGTTGAGCAATCTGGTCTATATGCATAAATATCTTTGGGAAAAAACTCTCGCTATAGTTGTATTATTGATATTTGTTTACCTTCTAAGTTTTTTTAGTTTTCCTTTGGCTGTTACCGTAAGAGAAAAGATATATGATACTACCACTGAGCATATGAATTTACCTGGTTATTCCCGGCATCTTGAATCTGTTTTCAAAGGAATGAGTGAAATATATCCTTTCGGTTTCTTGGAGGAAAAGACTCCGGAAGAACCGGAAGCACTGGAGCAGGGGAAAGAGAAGCAATTAGATTTTGTTCTTCCCATACAGGGAGTGATTGCTGGAAAATTCGGCTTACGGGATGATCCTTTTACGGGAATTAGCCAGATGTACTATGGGGTTGATTTAATGGGTCCATCAGAGGGGACGGTTGTTTCTGTTGAGACAGGGAAGGTAAAGGGTATTTATCAGGATAACATATATGGCCAAACTGTGGAAGTAGAACATCAGAAGGGTTTTAATTCTGTTTACTCTGGCCTGGGGGAAATTATAGTTGATGAAAGTGACCCGGTGGAAAAGGGACAAACCATAGGTTTTTTAAAGGAAGAAGACAATCCTTTATTACATTTTCAAATTAGAAAACTAGGGCATCCTGTAGATCCCCTGGATTATTTCCCCGGCACAAGTTAG
- a CDS encoding M50 family metallopeptidase — translation MQIGRIFGVKIVFNWLFFFFLFFYALMGRLAESVTLFTVVLLHDFFHLLVARGYGLRVKEVELFPFGGMAHIDDLLEYDPMVESRVALAGPLFNIFMVGAAIIVYTNSHILAQELLLFFIRCNLLIASFNLLPLLPLDGGRVLRANLSKRFGYRKATEQAVLISKIMAVIFFTVGILGFYYGAVNYSLLLIAPFIYYAAHREQNQAAYVFVRYLNRKHRELDREGILKAGYIVALEDTPLKEIIKQFTHKNYQMVLVISPGYKIKGTVTEGQIIDAVFKRGSHLPIKNLL, via the coding sequence ATGCAAATTGGCCGAATTTTTGGAGTTAAAATAGTTTTTAACTGGCTTTTTTTCTTCTTCCTGTTTTTTTATGCTCTAATGGGTCGTCTGGCGGAATCGGTTACCTTATTTACAGTGGTCCTGCTGCATGATTTTTTTCATCTTTTAGTAGCACGGGGATATGGCTTAAGGGTTAAAGAAGTGGAACTATTCCCTTTTGGGGGAATGGCTCATATTGATGATTTGTTGGAATATGATCCAATGGTAGAAAGTAGGGTAGCATTGGCGGGCCCCCTTTTTAATATTTTTATGGTTGGGGCAGCCATTATTGTATATACAAACTCTCATATTCTAGCCCAGGAACTGCTTTTATTTTTTATAAGGTGCAATCTACTCATCGCTTCTTTCAATCTGCTTCCCTTACTTCCTTTAGACGGTGGCCGGGTGCTCCGGGCAAATCTCTCTAAAAGATTTGGATACCGAAAGGCTACAGAACAAGCAGTATTGATCAGTAAAATCATGGCGGTTATTTTCTTTACGGTAGGCATATTGGGATTTTATTATGGGGCAGTAAATTATAGTTTATTATTAATTGCACCTTTTATATATTATGCTGCCCATAGGGAACAAAATCAAGCAGCTTATGTCTTTGTGCGTTACCTGAACCGAAAACACCGGGAACTGGACCGGGAGGGGATACTAAAGGCTGGATACATAGTAGCATTGGAAGATACCCCACTGAAGGAAATTATAAAACAGTTCACCCATAAAAATTATCAGATGGTCCTGGTAATTTCCCCGGGTTACAAAATTAAAGGAACGGTAACCGAAGGACAAATCATTGATGCTGTTTTTAAAAGAGGGTCGCACCTACCCATAAAAAACTTATTATAG
- a CDS encoding TIGR03960 family B12-binding radical SAM protein, whose translation MNTLRKKLHEILLQVEKPARYIGGEWNSSESIPKEGDVKIALAFPEVYEVGMSHLGLRILYGLINLRENTAAERVYAPWPDMEEKMRENGLPLFSLESTSPIREFDFLGFTFQYELTYTNVLNMLNLAGIPIKSKDRSLEDPFVIAGGPTAFNPEPMSAFIDFFVLGDGEEVILEVLDLYEQWKDAEDKNRLDFLYQVMEIPGIYVPSLYEDFYKSEGSFSKIVPLNNEVPMVVKRRIVQDLNEAYFPTRWMVPYINIVHDRIMLELFRGCTRGCRFCQAGVLYRPRRERTPEKLTDICFKAVEHSGYDEISLSSLSSSDYSNVESLIQRLQKKLHHQGISLSLPSLRIDSFSVQLAQNLQELKRSGLTFAPEAGTQRLRDVINKNVTEEDLLNTVTEAFRAGWNSIKLYFMIGLPTEQQEDLEGIAALAKKVVQRFRETVEDKGRWGRLKITVSTSTFVPKPHTPYQWEPQISLEEIKSKQAFLKERLRGRNLAYSWHEPEASLLESAICRGDRRISEVIFKAWQLGCKFDSWWEKMDYKKWQEAFSLSSLCPESFANRTFHPQEVLPWDHIDTGVSRKYLMKEHNLSREGRTTPDCRENRCQGCGVCNFEGLKDMGGSVSETTV comes from the coding sequence ATGAACACACTTAGAAAAAAGCTACATGAGATTTTACTCCAGGTGGAGAAGCCTGCCCGGTATATCGGTGGTGAGTGGAACTCTTCAGAGAGTATTCCCAAAGAAGGTGACGTAAAAATTGCCCTGGCGTTCCCAGAAGTTTATGAAGTAGGAATGTCACACCTGGGGTTGAGAATTTTATACGGCCTGATAAATTTGCGAGAAAATACTGCAGCGGAAAGGGTATATGCACCATGGCCTGATATGGAGGAAAAAATGAGGGAAAATGGCCTTCCTCTTTTTTCATTGGAATCTACCTCCCCCATTAGGGAGTTTGATTTTTTAGGTTTTACCTTTCAGTACGAATTGACTTATACTAATGTTTTGAATATGCTGAATCTTGCAGGTATTCCTATAAAAAGCAAAGACCGGAGTCTGGAGGACCCATTCGTGATTGCTGGAGGCCCCACCGCTTTTAATCCCGAGCCCATGTCTGCTTTTATTGATTTTTTTGTGTTGGGGGATGGAGAAGAGGTCATTTTAGAAGTTTTAGATTTATATGAGCAGTGGAAAGATGCAGAGGATAAAAATCGCCTGGACTTCTTATATCAGGTTATGGAGATTCCAGGAATTTATGTTCCTTCTCTTTACGAAGATTTTTATAAATCTGAGGGATCTTTTTCTAAAATTGTTCCTCTGAATAATGAAGTTCCTATGGTTGTTAAACGAAGAATAGTTCAGGATCTGAATGAAGCATATTTCCCTACTCGTTGGATGGTTCCCTACATAAATATAGTACATGATCGAATTATGTTGGAACTGTTTCGGGGTTGTACCCGGGGCTGTAGATTTTGTCAGGCAGGTGTATTATATCGCCCGAGACGGGAACGGACCCCGGAAAAATTAACGGATATTTGTTTTAAGGCTGTAGAACATTCAGGATACGATGAGATTTCTCTCAGTTCCCTAAGCAGCAGTGATTATAGTAACGTTGAGTCTTTAATACAAAGGTTACAGAAAAAATTACATCATCAGGGAATTAGCTTGTCACTGCCTTCACTTAGGATAGATTCATTTTCAGTTCAATTAGCCCAGAATCTTCAGGAATTAAAAAGAAGCGGTCTAACCTTTGCCCCGGAGGCGGGCACTCAGAGGCTTAGAGATGTTATTAATAAAAATGTTACAGAAGAAGATTTGCTAAATACCGTAACTGAAGCATTTCGGGCAGGTTGGAACAGTATAAAACTTTATTTTATGATAGGCCTTCCTACGGAACAGCAGGAGGATCTAGAGGGAATTGCTGCGCTGGCCAAAAAGGTAGTTCAAAGATTCAGAGAAACAGTTGAGGACAAAGGACGTTGGGGAAGATTAAAAATTACTGTCAGCACCTCCACTTTTGTTCCCAAACCCCATACTCCGTATCAGTGGGAACCGCAAATTTCTTTAGAGGAGATTAAAAGCAAGCAGGCATTTCTTAAAGAAAGGCTTAGGGGAAGAAACCTGGCTTATAGTTGGCATGAACCCGAGGCCAGTTTACTGGAATCTGCAATCTGTCGGGGGGACCGCAGGATTTCAGAAGTGATTTTTAAAGCCTGGCAGTTGGGCTGTAAGTTTGACAGTTGGTGGGAAAAAATGGATTATAAAAAATGGCAGGAAGCTTTTTCCCTCTCTAGCTTATGCCCCGAATCATTTGCTAATCGAACTTTCCATCCCCAGGAAGTACTGCCCTGGGATCATATTGATACCGGGGTAAGCCGTAAATATTTAATGAAAGAGCATAATCTGTCTAGAGAGGGCAGGACAACCCCTGATTGTAGGGAAAACCGTTGTCAGGGCTGTGGTGTCTGCAATTTTGAGGGCTTAAAGGATATGGGAGGAAGTGTTAGTGAGACTACTGTTTAA
- a CDS encoding TIGR03936 family radical SAM-associated protein yields the protein MRLLFNFTKEGVLRFISHLDLQRLFIRAFRRANLSIAMKGGFNPQPKLSFASALPLGYTSVCEYLEAEIMEPLTPQEVRERLLSQLPQGICINHVEEISLEKTSLMSRLNSAEYLIKFKTAKPLDKKDLEYIVEKFLKKEEAIITRRSKKKIKKINVIPFLIKIEVLSMDSSYLGEIRAHIKAGPGGSVKPLEILDLLMEEHSLEILERKAHREKLFIQN from the coding sequence GTGAGACTACTGTTTAATTTTACCAAGGAAGGCGTGCTAAGATTTATATCTCATCTAGATTTACAGCGGTTGTTCATTCGGGCCTTTAGAAGGGCGAATCTTTCTATAGCTATGAAAGGAGGGTTTAATCCTCAACCCAAGCTTTCTTTCGCTTCTGCTTTACCCTTGGGATACACCAGCGTTTGTGAATACCTTGAGGCTGAAATTATGGAGCCGTTGACTCCCCAGGAGGTAAGAGAAAGACTCTTATCTCAGCTGCCGCAAGGAATTTGTATTAATCATGTAGAGGAAATATCTCTGGAAAAAACATCTTTAATGTCCAGGCTCAACTCGGCTGAATATTTAATTAAATTTAAGACAGCAAAGCCCTTGGATAAAAAAGACCTGGAATATATAGTAGAAAAGTTTTTAAAAAAAGAGGAAGCCATTATAACCAGGCGCTCCAAGAAGAAAATAAAAAAGATTAATGTAATTCCTTTCCTTATAAAAATTGAAGTGCTTTCCATGGACAGCAGCTACCTGGGAGAAATAAGGGCGCACATAAAAGCCGGTCCGGGGGGCAGTGTAAAACCGTTAGAAATACTGGACCTGCTCATGGAAGAGCATTCATTGGAAATATTGGAACGGAAGGCACATCGAGAAAAATTATTTATTCAAAACTGA
- a CDS encoding Rne/Rng family ribonuclease — translation MNNKIIVNCDNRETRVAVLEQGELVEIYIERPIHQRVVGNIYYGVVANVLPGMQAAFVDIGLERNAFLYVDDVLLEDSDESSQGSRNKSIEELLRVGDKILVQVIKEPFGSKGARVTCQITLPGRYLVLMPTVKYIGVSRKIEKPEERQRLKNLGDTIKSEDMGLIVRTVAEGKKSEHLSNDMEFLRKMWKKIQQRMTLKDAPALVHQDLNLIYRIVRDLFNDDIDQLLIDTKYEYEKVLEILDYISCSLKNKIFYYRGEKPIFEKYNLENEIEKALRRTVWLNCGGYLVFDQTEALTVIDVNTGKFIGSTNLEDTVFKTNMDAAKEISRQIRLRDIGGIIIIDFIDMSNEKHEKMVIQVLEDNIKKDRTKAHVLGITNLGLVEMTRKKVRQGLDAVLMQPCPYCDGKGKIFSMEVMSGKIERLLKKMLTEEEGEAILLEVNQNVAAMLIGSNGINLKKLEEETNKSIYIRGSDIMHIEKFKVVMIGEEKEVSRLASPVNIGEVYLMKIEEPHLNNPYDGIARIQGFVIDVQAGGAYVGEEVQVEITDVAKTYAKAKVMKQ, via the coding sequence ATGAACAATAAAATTATTGTAAACTGTGACAATCGGGAGACCAGGGTTGCTGTATTAGAACAGGGTGAACTGGTGGAAATATATATAGAGCGTCCAATTCATCAAAGGGTTGTTGGCAATATTTATTATGGAGTGGTGGCCAATGTGCTGCCGGGAATGCAGGCAGCTTTTGTGGATATCGGGTTGGAGAGAAATGCTTTTTTATATGTTGATGATGTGCTTTTAGAAGATAGTGATGAGTCAAGTCAGGGCAGCCGCAACAAGTCTATCGAGGAACTGTTACGGGTAGGTGATAAAATATTAGTGCAGGTTATAAAGGAACCCTTTGGAAGCAAAGGAGCCCGGGTTACCTGTCAGATTACCTTACCGGGTCGTTACCTGGTATTAATGCCAACAGTGAAGTATATCGGGGTTTCTCGGAAAATTGAAAAACCTGAGGAAAGACAGCGCTTAAAGAATCTTGGAGATACCATAAAATCTGAGGATATGGGCTTGATAGTGAGAACCGTGGCGGAAGGAAAGAAATCGGAACATTTAAGTAACGACATGGAGTTCTTGCGGAAAATGTGGAAGAAGATTCAACAAAGGATGACGTTAAAAGATGCTCCAGCCTTGGTTCATCAGGACTTAAATCTTATTTACCGCATTGTGAGGGACTTGTTTAATGATGATATTGACCAGTTATTAATCGATACAAAATATGAATATGAAAAGGTTTTAGAAATTCTAGACTATATATCGTGCTCTCTAAAAAATAAAATTTTTTATTATCGGGGAGAAAAACCTATCTTTGAGAAGTACAACTTGGAAAATGAAATTGAAAAGGCTTTAAGAAGGACTGTTTGGTTGAACTGTGGAGGGTATCTGGTGTTTGACCAGACAGAGGCTCTCACGGTTATTGATGTAAATACCGGTAAATTTATCGGCAGCACGAATCTGGAGGACACAGTCTTTAAAACCAATATGGACGCGGCCAAGGAAATATCCCGACAGATCAGGCTTCGGGATATCGGAGGAATTATTATTATTGATTTCATTGATATGAGTAACGAGAAACACGAAAAAATGGTAATTCAGGTGCTGGAAGATAATATAAAGAAAGACCGTACCAAGGCTCATGTATTGGGAATTACTAACCTTGGATTGGTTGAAATGACCAGAAAAAAAGTAAGACAGGGGTTGGATGCTGTCTTAATGCAGCCCTGTCCTTACTGTGACGGCAAAGGTAAAATTTTTTCCATGGAAGTAATGAGTGGGAAAATTGAAAGGCTGTTGAAGAAAATGCTTACGGAAGAAGAAGGAGAGGCCATATTGTTAGAGGTTAACCAGAATGTAGCGGCCATGTTAATAGGTAGTAATGGAATCAATTTAAAAAAGCTGGAGGAGGAAACCAACAAATCTATTTATATTCGCGGCTCTGATATCATGCATATCGAAAAATTTAAAGTGGTCATGATTGGAGAGGAAAAGGAAGTTTCCAGGCTGGCCTCTCCGGTTAATATAGGAGAGGTTTACCTGATGAAAATTGAAGAGCCCCACTTGAATAATCCTTACGATGGTATTGCCCGGATTCAAGGTTTTGTGATTGATGTGCAGGCGGGGGGTGCTTATGTGGGAGAGGAAGTACAAGTAGAAATAACGGACGTGGCTAAAACTTATGCAAAAGCTAAGGTGATGAAACAATAA